One region of Streptomyces leeuwenhoekii genomic DNA includes:
- the gdhA gene encoding NADP-specific glutamate dehydrogenase produces MTTRPETQARLDALRTEIERRNPAQPEFHQAVHEVLETLAPVLAARPEYAEPGLVERLCEPERQIIFRVPWQDDQGRVHVNRGFRVEFNSALGPYKGGLRFHPSVNLGIIKFLGFEQIFKNALTGLGIGGGKGGSDFDPHGRSDAEVMRFCQSFMTELHRHIGEHTDVPAGDIGVGGREIGYLFGQYRRITNRWEAGVLTGKGLGWGGSAIRPEATGYGNVLFAAAMLRERGEDLAGQTAVVSGSGNVAIYTVEKLLALGAHPLTCSDSTGYVVDDKGIDVELLKQVKEVERGRIGTYAERRGSSARFVPGGRVWEVPADVALPSATQNELDEKDAATLVRNGVKAVSEGANMPTTPEAVHLFQRAGVAFGPGKAANAGGVAVSALEMAQNHSRTPWSAARVEEELARIMNDIHTTCHETAERYGAPGDYVTGANIAGFERVADAMLAQGVI; encoded by the coding sequence GTGACGACCCGACCCGAGACCCAGGCCCGGCTCGACGCCCTGCGGACGGAGATCGAGCGGCGCAACCCGGCCCAGCCGGAGTTCCACCAGGCGGTGCACGAGGTACTGGAGACGCTCGCGCCGGTCCTCGCGGCGCGGCCGGAGTACGCGGAGCCGGGGCTCGTCGAGCGACTGTGCGAGCCTGAGCGGCAGATCATCTTCCGGGTGCCGTGGCAGGACGACCAGGGCCGCGTCCACGTCAACCGCGGGTTCCGGGTGGAGTTCAACAGCGCCCTGGGCCCCTACAAGGGCGGCCTGCGCTTCCACCCCTCCGTCAACCTCGGGATCATCAAGTTCCTGGGCTTCGAGCAGATCTTCAAGAACGCGCTGACCGGGCTCGGCATAGGCGGCGGCAAGGGCGGCAGCGACTTCGACCCGCACGGGCGCAGCGACGCGGAGGTCATGCGGTTCTGCCAGTCGTTCATGACGGAGCTGCACCGGCACATCGGCGAGCACACCGACGTACCCGCCGGGGACATCGGCGTCGGCGGACGCGAGATCGGCTACCTGTTCGGGCAGTACCGGAGGATCACCAACCGGTGGGAGGCCGGTGTGCTCACCGGCAAGGGGCTCGGCTGGGGCGGCTCGGCCATCCGGCCCGAGGCGACCGGGTACGGGAACGTGCTCTTCGCGGCGGCCATGCTGCGCGAGCGCGGCGAGGACCTGGCGGGACAGACCGCCGTCGTCTCCGGATCCGGCAACGTCGCGATCTACACCGTCGAGAAGCTGCTCGCCCTGGGGGCCCACCCGCTGACCTGCTCCGACTCCACCGGGTACGTCGTCGACGACAAGGGGATCGACGTGGAGCTGCTCAAGCAGGTCAAGGAGGTCGAGCGCGGGCGGATCGGCACCTACGCGGAGCGCCGCGGAAGCTCGGCGCGGTTCGTGCCCGGCGGGCGCGTCTGGGAGGTGCCGGCCGACGTGGCCCTGCCGTCCGCCACCCAGAACGAGCTGGACGAGAAGGACGCGGCCACGCTGGTCCGCAACGGCGTGAAGGCGGTCTCCGAGGGCGCGAACATGCCCACCACGCCCGAGGCCGTCCACCTGTTCCAGCGGGCCGGCGTGGCGTTCGGGCCGGGCAAGGCCGCCAATGCGGGCGGCGTCGCGGTCAGCGCGCTGGAGATGGCGCAGAACCACTCCCGTACGCCGTGGTCCGCGGCCCGTGTCGAGGAGGAGCTGGCGCGGATCATGAACGACATCCACACCACCTGCCACGAGACCGCCGAGCGCTACGGCGCCCCCGGCGACTATGTGACCGGCGCCAACATCGCCGGATTCGAACGGGTGGCCGACGCCATGCTCGCCCAGGGCGTCATCTGA
- a CDS encoding SAM-dependent methyltransferase has translation MRIDTSRPHPARMYDWFLGGKDNYPVDEELGRQLVAFAPAIPVMARMNRAFMHRATRWVAGQGVRQFLDIGTGIPTEPNLHQVAQDVAPDARVVYCDNDPIVLAHAEALLHGTAEGAVDYVQADARDTAAILERARKVLDFDRPVALSLIALLHFLGDDDGAYELVERLKEALAPGSWLIMSHLTPDFHPEEAAQKVRDMYKAGGLTLDLRGRDRFARFFEGFEPAAPGIVAAEEWHPELGEPVAGQGDVHSGAYVAVARKP, from the coding sequence ATGCGCATCGACACCAGCCGGCCCCATCCCGCACGGATGTACGACTGGTTCCTCGGCGGCAAGGACAACTACCCGGTGGACGAGGAACTGGGCAGGCAACTGGTGGCCTTCGCGCCGGCCATCCCCGTCATGGCGCGGATGAACCGGGCCTTCATGCACCGCGCCACCCGCTGGGTGGCCGGGCAGGGGGTCCGCCAGTTCCTCGACATCGGGACCGGCATCCCCACCGAGCCCAACCTGCACCAGGTGGCCCAGGACGTCGCCCCCGACGCCCGGGTCGTCTACTGCGACAACGACCCGATCGTGCTGGCCCACGCCGAGGCGCTGCTGCACGGCACCGCCGAAGGCGCCGTCGACTACGTGCAGGCCGACGCCCGCGACACCGCGGCCATCCTGGAGCGCGCCCGGAAGGTGCTGGACTTCGACCGGCCGGTGGCGCTCTCCCTGATCGCGCTGCTGCACTTCCTCGGTGACGACGACGGCGCCTACGAGCTGGTGGAGCGCCTGAAGGAGGCCCTGGCCCCGGGAAGCTGGCTGATCATGTCCCACCTCACCCCCGACTTCCACCCGGAGGAGGCCGCGCAGAAGGTCCGCGACATGTACAAGGCGGGCGGGCTCACCCTGGACCTGCGCGGCCGGGACCGGTTCGCCCGCTTCTTCGAGGGGTTCGAACCCGCCGCCCCGGGCATCGTCGCGGCCGAGGAGTGGCACCCGGAACTCGGCGAGCCGGTCGCCGGACAGGGGGACGTCCACAGCGGGGCCTATGTGGCGGTGGCCCGCAAGCCGTGA
- a CDS encoding LysR family transcriptional regulator — protein sequence MELELRHLRTVRAIADAGSLTRAATALGLAQPALSAQLKRIERALGGALFERGRHGVRATALGELVLERTRVVLPAVTELQREAARFARTPRRTADRFRLGGTHGPLLGALVDRLADVAPDAQVTTCTSWSERELADLLVEGRIDFALVGACGSAAPPGAEHLVWREIATDPVFVMVPDGHPLARRREVELTELADEEWACVPGDGCFGDCFSAACARAGFTPRRMYETDTASLAHLVQVGRAVGLCRATFPATPGITTRPLSGTPLTWRHLLGWHPATRQPDTAATVLALARGAHAGAAARSDSYADWLAARGAAPFHNATQRVT from the coding sequence ATGGAGCTGGAGTTGCGGCATCTCAGAACGGTCCGGGCCATCGCCGACGCCGGCAGTCTCACCCGGGCGGCGACGGCCCTCGGTCTCGCCCAGCCCGCGCTGAGCGCACAGCTCAAGCGGATCGAACGGGCACTCGGCGGTGCCCTGTTCGAGCGCGGACGGCACGGCGTACGGGCCACCGCGCTGGGCGAACTGGTGCTGGAGCGCACCCGTGTCGTCCTGCCCGCGGTCACCGAGCTCCAGCGGGAGGCGGCCCGGTTCGCCCGTACCCCGCGCCGCACGGCGGACCGCTTCCGCCTGGGCGGCACGCACGGCCCGCTGCTCGGCGCGCTGGTGGACCGGCTGGCGGACGTGGCCCCCGACGCGCAGGTGACGACCTGCACCTCCTGGTCGGAGCGGGAGCTGGCCGACCTGCTCGTCGAGGGGCGGATCGACTTCGCCCTGGTGGGGGCCTGCGGCTCCGCCGCCCCGCCCGGTGCCGAGCACCTCGTATGGCGGGAGATCGCCACCGACCCCGTCTTCGTCATGGTCCCCGACGGCCATCCGCTCGCCCGGCGGCGCGAGGTGGAGCTGACGGAGCTGGCGGACGAGGAGTGGGCCTGCGTGCCCGGCGACGGCTGCTTCGGGGACTGCTTCAGCGCGGCGTGCGCCCGCGCCGGGTTCACCCCGCGCCGCATGTACGAGACGGACACCGCGTCCCTGGCGCATCTGGTGCAGGTGGGCCGGGCCGTGGGCCTGTGCCGTGCCACGTTCCCCGCCACGCCCGGCATCACCACCAGACCGCTGAGCGGTACGCCGCTGACCTGGCGGCATCTGCTGGGCTGGCACCCCGCGACGCGGCAGCCGGACACCGCGGCCACCGTCCTGGCGCTGGCCCGGGGCGCCCACGCGGGCGCGGCGGCGCGCAGCGACAGCTACGCCGACTGGCTGGCGGCGCGCGGCGCGGCGCCGTTCCATAACGCCACCCAGAGGGTCACCTGA
- a CDS encoding carbohydrate-binding protein: MLQPHARAVGAALAATGALLLTGLTGSAGAAPAAADPAAPSAAETLRADAAPPALLRALQRDLGLDARQAERRLANEAEAGATAGRLRVALGADFAGAWVGGAESETLTVATTDAADVRRIEAQGADAAVVRRSLAELDAAKAALDRAATARPGAAADAPVRYVDVRGNTLTVLAARPSAARSLLAAAGIDGALVRVRTSTETPRPLYDLRGGDAYYMNGSGRCSVGFPVTRGTQQGFATAGHCGRAGTSTTGYNQAAQGTFQASTFPGRDMAWVATNSNWTATPYVKGAGGQNVQVTGSTQAPVGSSVCRSGSTTGWHCGTIQQLNTSVTYPEGTITGVTRTSVCAEPGDSGGSYISGSQAQGVTSGGSGNCRTGGTTYFQPLNPLLQSYGLTLKTNASGPGDPGDPGDPGDPGEPGGTWAAGTVYQAGDTVTYGGASYRCLQAHQAQAGWEPPNTPALWQRA, translated from the coding sequence ATGCTCCAGCCACACGCCAGAGCCGTGGGCGCCGCTCTGGCCGCGACGGGCGCGCTGCTCCTGACCGGCCTCACCGGCTCCGCGGGCGCCGCCCCGGCGGCCGCGGACCCGGCCGCCCCGTCGGCCGCCGAGACCCTCCGCGCCGACGCCGCCCCGCCCGCCCTGCTGCGCGCCCTCCAGCGCGACCTGGGCCTGGACGCCCGGCAGGCGGAGCGCCGCCTGGCCAACGAGGCGGAGGCCGGTGCCACGGCGGGCCGGCTGCGGGTGGCGCTCGGCGCCGACTTCGCGGGCGCCTGGGTGGGCGGCGCCGAATCGGAGACGCTCACCGTCGCGACCACCGACGCCGCCGACGTCCGGCGGATCGAGGCGCAGGGCGCCGACGCCGCCGTCGTCCGCCGCTCCCTCGCCGAGCTGGACGCGGCGAAGGCCGCCCTGGACCGGGCGGCGACGGCCCGCCCGGGCGCCGCCGCCGACGCCCCCGTCCGGTACGTCGACGTCCGCGGCAACACCCTGACGGTGCTGGCCGCCCGCCCCTCCGCGGCCCGTTCCCTGCTGGCCGCCGCCGGGATCGACGGCGCTCTCGTCCGCGTCCGCACCTCCACCGAGACGCCCCGCCCGCTGTACGACCTGCGCGGCGGCGACGCGTACTACATGAACGGCAGCGGGCGCTGCTCGGTCGGCTTCCCCGTCACGCGCGGCACCCAGCAGGGCTTCGCGACCGCCGGGCACTGCGGCCGGGCGGGCACGAGCACCACCGGCTACAACCAGGCCGCCCAGGGCACCTTCCAGGCGTCCACCTTCCCCGGCCGCGACATGGCCTGGGTGGCGACCAACTCCAACTGGACCGCGACCCCGTACGTCAAGGGCGCGGGCGGACAGAACGTGCAGGTCACCGGGTCGACGCAGGCCCCGGTGGGCTCCTCGGTGTGCCGGTCGGGCTCGACCACCGGCTGGCACTGCGGCACCATCCAGCAGCTCAACACCAGCGTCACCTATCCCGAGGGCACCATCACCGGTGTCACCCGCACCTCGGTGTGCGCCGAGCCCGGCGACTCGGGCGGCTCCTACATCTCCGGCAGCCAGGCCCAGGGCGTCACGTCGGGCGGCTCGGGCAACTGCCGCACCGGCGGCACGACGTACTTCCAGCCGCTCAACCCGCTGCTCCAGTCCTACGGGCTGACCCTGAAGACGAACGCGAGCGGCCCGGGAGACCCCGGCGACCCGGGTGACCCCGGTGACCCGGGCGAGCCCGGCGGCACCTGGGCGGCCGGCACCGTCTACCAGGCGGGCGACACGGTGACCTACGGCGGCGCCTCCTACCGCTGCCTCCAGGCCCACCAGGCGCAGGCGGGCTGGGAGCCGCCGAACACGCCGGCGCTGTGGCAGCGGGCGTGA
- a CDS encoding glycosyl hydrolase 115 family protein — protein sequence MARFVSRRTVLGTGAAVGAGAGLPLLGAGSGAAAGGGPRRTDPGAYLTFRPEPGAFPLVRAGRAAPVLADARDHAGVRRVAADLRADIERVTGARPAAERGRAREVVIVGTVGHSPLLDSLVRAGKLDVSAIRGKWETSLQVTVEDPLPGVDRAFVIAGSDQRGAIFGAYDVSLGIGVSPWHWWDDVRPVRRSQIYARPGAWTQGTPAVKYRGVFINDENPNLGTWAPQYFGPGKAEGYPGGFNADFYAKVFEVILRLKGNYLWPAVWGRAFAEDDPENHARAAEYGIVMGTSHEAPMMRGIEEWNRHAVPAQRDARGTIVKPGHDPYGGTGEWSFRRNRAAIEAYWREGVQRMADQGFEGVVTLGMRGNGDTSLPDGDAIELMEEIIATQRRIIAEVTGSETSVPQVWTLYKEVQRYWTRGLRAPDDVTVVLCDDNWGNIRMHPDPAEPPRAGGYGLYYHFDYVGDGRNYKWVDTVSLPNLWDQLHQAVAYGNTTLWVTNVGDLKGNELPTQYFLDYAWNPARWELDAIPEWERRYAALHFGEEHAEEIAEVLARYGHLQHRRKPELLNRRITLDPARDLATDDDAVVYDDRQTPFYWGELERVTEEWRELGRKAARVARRLPASARDAWFELVGYNVQATANLYDLREAEFTNLLYAAQGRAATNERAEHAEAGLKEDFRLQDVFNKEIAGGKWKDFQLQPHIGYGDVERYGPNAPWQQPEIDNVAIPDVLFPAVRRIEVPDTAEMGVAVDGSEQWWPQAGAAAGPVLPEFSPYQTRAPQYVEVFNRGSRPFPYRITSSVPWLTVDRPRGTVRRQTRVTVGVDWAKVPAGRAEGELTVEGAGRTVTVRAVAVPASPRGLKGFVEAGGYIAIDAEHHTRAVGARGVGWLRVDRIGRTGAGMTPVPVTAPAQTPGGDGPRLEYDVTVLTPGEVTVWAYLSPRNPALARPGLRYAVSFDDDAPRTVDVIAATGPDDGGLNRRWERHTSDNVNRTATRHTLTRAGRHRLTFWMVDPTVVLQRLIIDTGGLPETYLGPLESRRVR from the coding sequence ATGGCGCGTTTTGTGTCCAGGAGAACGGTTCTCGGAACGGGCGCCGCCGTGGGAGCGGGCGCCGGCCTGCCCCTGCTCGGGGCCGGTTCCGGCGCCGCCGCGGGCGGCGGCCCCCGCCGCACCGACCCCGGGGCCTACCTCACCTTCCGCCCCGAGCCCGGCGCCTTCCCCCTGGTCCGGGCCGGGCGCGCCGCCCCCGTCCTGGCCGACGCCCGCGACCACGCCGGAGTCCGGCGCGTCGCCGCCGATCTGCGCGCCGACATCGAGCGGGTCACCGGCGCCCGGCCGGCCGCCGAGCGCGGCCGTGCCCGCGAGGTCGTCATCGTCGGCACGGTGGGCCACAGCCCCCTGCTCGACTCCCTCGTCCGGGCCGGGAAACTCGACGTCTCGGCGATCCGGGGCAAGTGGGAGACCTCCCTCCAGGTGACGGTGGAGGACCCCCTGCCCGGCGTGGACCGCGCCTTCGTCATCGCGGGCAGCGACCAGCGCGGCGCCATCTTCGGCGCCTACGACGTCTCCCTCGGCATCGGCGTCTCCCCCTGGCACTGGTGGGACGACGTGCGGCCGGTCCGCCGCTCGCAGATCTACGCCCGCCCCGGCGCCTGGACCCAGGGCACCCCGGCCGTGAAGTACCGCGGGGTGTTCATCAACGACGAGAACCCCAATCTCGGCACCTGGGCGCCCCAGTACTTCGGTCCCGGCAAGGCGGAGGGCTACCCGGGCGGTTTCAACGCCGACTTCTACGCGAAGGTCTTCGAGGTGATCCTCCGCCTCAAGGGCAACTACCTGTGGCCGGCCGTCTGGGGGCGGGCGTTCGCCGAGGACGACCCGGAGAACCACGCGCGCGCCGCCGAGTACGGCATTGTCATGGGCACATCCCACGAGGCGCCGATGATGCGCGGCATCGAGGAGTGGAACCGCCACGCGGTCCCCGCCCAGCGCGACGCCCGGGGCACCATCGTCAAGCCGGGCCACGACCCCTACGGCGGCACCGGCGAGTGGTCCTTCCGCCGCAACCGCGCCGCGATCGAGGCGTACTGGCGAGAGGGCGTCCAGCGCATGGCCGACCAGGGCTTCGAGGGCGTGGTCACCCTCGGCATGCGCGGCAACGGCGACACCAGCCTGCCGGACGGCGACGCCATCGAGCTGATGGAGGAGATCATCGCCACCCAGCGGCGGATCATCGCCGAGGTCACCGGCTCCGAGACCTCCGTCCCCCAGGTGTGGACGCTCTACAAGGAGGTCCAGCGGTACTGGACCCGCGGCCTGCGCGCGCCCGACGACGTCACCGTCGTGCTGTGCGACGACAACTGGGGCAACATCCGCATGCACCCGGACCCCGCCGAGCCGCCCCGCGCGGGCGGCTACGGGCTGTACTACCACTTCGACTACGTGGGCGACGGCCGCAACTACAAGTGGGTCGACACCGTCTCCCTCCCCAATCTGTGGGACCAGCTCCACCAGGCCGTCGCCTACGGCAACACCACCCTGTGGGTGACCAACGTGGGCGATCTGAAGGGCAACGAGCTGCCCACCCAGTACTTCCTCGACTACGCCTGGAACCCGGCACGCTGGGAACTGGACGCGATCCCGGAGTGGGAGCGCCGGTACGCGGCCCTGCACTTCGGGGAGGAGCACGCCGAGGAGATAGCCGAGGTCCTCGCCCGCTACGGCCACCTCCAGCACCGCCGCAAGCCCGAGCTGCTCAACCGCCGCATCACCCTGGACCCTGCCAGGGACCTCGCCACCGACGACGACGCCGTGGTCTACGACGACCGGCAGACGCCCTTCTACTGGGGCGAGCTGGAGCGGGTGACCGAGGAGTGGCGCGAGCTCGGCCGGAAGGCCGCCCGCGTGGCGCGCCGGCTGCCGGCCTCCGCGCGGGACGCCTGGTTCGAGCTGGTCGGCTACAACGTCCAGGCCACGGCCAACCTCTACGACCTGCGCGAGGCCGAGTTCACCAACCTCCTCTACGCCGCCCAGGGCCGCGCCGCCACCAACGAGCGCGCCGAGCACGCCGAGGCCGGACTGAAGGAGGACTTCCGGCTCCAGGACGTGTTCAACAAGGAGATCGCGGGCGGCAAGTGGAAGGACTTCCAGCTCCAGCCGCACATCGGCTACGGCGACGTCGAACGGTACGGGCCCAACGCGCCCTGGCAGCAGCCCGAGATCGACAACGTGGCCATCCCCGACGTCCTCTTCCCGGCCGTACGGCGCATCGAGGTCCCCGACACCGCGGAGATGGGCGTGGCGGTCGACGGCTCCGAGCAGTGGTGGCCGCAGGCCGGGGCCGCGGCGGGCCCGGTGCTGCCGGAGTTCAGCCCCTACCAGACCCGCGCACCGCAGTACGTGGAGGTCTTCAACCGGGGCAGCCGGCCCTTCCCGTACCGGATCACCTCCTCCGTGCCCTGGCTGACGGTGGACCGGCCGCGCGGCACGGTCCGGCGGCAGACCCGGGTGACGGTCGGCGTCGACTGGGCGAAGGTTCCGGCCGGGCGCGCCGAGGGCGAGCTGACGGTGGAGGGCGCGGGCCGTACCGTCACCGTGCGCGCCGTCGCCGTCCCCGCCTCCCCGCGCGGCCTGAAGGGCTTCGTGGAGGCCGGCGGCTACATCGCCATCGACGCCGAGCACCACACCCGGGCCGTCGGCGCCCGCGGCGTCGGCTGGCTGCGCGTCGACCGCATCGGCCGCACCGGAGCGGGCATGACCCCCGTGCCCGTCACCGCCCCCGCGCAGACCCCGGGCGGCGACGGACCGCGCCTGGAGTACGACGTGACCGTGCTGACGCCCGGCGAGGTCACCGTGTGGGCGTACCTGTCGCCCCGCAACCCGGCGCTGGCCCGCCCCGGCCTGCGCTACGCGGTCTCCTTCGACGACGACGCCCCGCGGACCGTCGACGTGATCGCCGCCACCGGCCCCGACGACGGCGGGCTCAACCGGCGCTGGGAGCGCCACACCTCCGACAACGTCAACCGGACCGCCACCCGGCACACGCTCACCCGGGCGGGCAGGCACCGGCTGACGTTCTGGATGGTCGACCCGACGGTCGTGCTCCAGCGGCTGATCATCGACACGGGGGGCCTGCCGGAGACGTACCTGGGGCCGCTGGAGAGCCGGCGGGTGCGCTGA
- a CDS encoding ABC transporter ATP-binding protein, whose translation MSDTVVADGTRRAAPDTGASEGPPPPPAGRSLAGSVAALFRLTAGHRPCVAVATALTLAASALGLAQPLVAKHVVDSSSRGEPPWPLLLVLGALFAAEAAAGAIGRFLLDRMGEGVVRMVRHALVSRLLRLEMRELDRRRGGDLVARVTADTTLLRDVVSQALVDLVTGCLVSAGALLLMLWLDPLLLLLVVATVSLAAVAVALLLKGIRAASERMQDSVGAVAAELERALGALPVVRVYRAEEREARRVGERVDSAYRSGVRAAKLAAVMSSAVELAVQGSFLLVLVVGGLRVHGGGAGSLGDLVAFLLYASYLVLPLSSVFRALGLIQRGTGAYRRIDEALALPEEPDRRPAPAASPAPAVVPPTSAAAVPPAPAAVPPAAPGPSPAGPGIPADPADPAPPALELADVRFGYVPDRPVLRGVSLTVPRHGLVALVGRSGAGKSTLFSLVARLYEPDAGTIRFDGRPAASLGRRESRAGIALVDQNTHVLEGTLRENLAYAAPGAGEDEILRVVRLARLGPVVRRLPGGLDGRLGDRGGTLSAGERQRVALARALLARPRLLLLDEPTSHLDAVNEAALARTLSEATADCAVLVIAHRLSTVQHADRIVVLDDGRTVASGRHDELLTTSPVYRELATAQVLRGPRR comes from the coding sequence ATGAGCGACACCGTCGTGGCGGACGGCACCCGCCGGGCGGCCCCGGACACCGGTGCGTCCGAAGGGCCGCCCCCGCCGCCGGCCGGCCGGTCGCTGGCCGGATCGGTGGCCGCCCTCTTCCGGCTGACCGCGGGCCACCGGCCCTGCGTCGCCGTGGCGACCGCGCTGACGCTGGCCGCGTCGGCGCTGGGGCTCGCCCAGCCGCTCGTCGCCAAGCACGTCGTGGACTCCAGCTCCCGCGGTGAGCCGCCGTGGCCGCTGCTGCTCGTCCTGGGCGCGCTCTTCGCCGCCGAGGCGGCGGCGGGCGCGATCGGCCGCTTCCTGCTGGACCGCATGGGCGAGGGCGTGGTGCGCATGGTGCGGCACGCCCTCGTGTCGCGGCTGCTGCGGCTGGAGATGCGGGAGCTGGACCGCCGGCGCGGCGGTGATCTGGTCGCCCGGGTCACCGCCGACACCACCCTGCTGCGGGACGTCGTCTCGCAGGCGCTGGTCGATCTGGTGACCGGGTGCCTGGTCTCGGCCGGGGCGCTGCTGCTGATGCTGTGGCTGGACCCCTTGCTGCTGCTGCTCGTCGTGGCGACGGTCTCCCTGGCCGCCGTCGCCGTCGCGCTGCTCCTGAAGGGCATCCGGGCGGCGTCGGAGCGCATGCAGGACTCCGTCGGCGCCGTCGCCGCGGAGCTGGAGCGCGCGCTCGGCGCCCTGCCGGTGGTGCGCGTGTACCGGGCCGAGGAGCGCGAGGCGCGCCGTGTCGGCGAGCGGGTGGACTCGGCGTACCGCTCGGGCGTCCGGGCGGCGAAGCTGGCGGCGGTCATGAGCAGCGCCGTCGAACTGGCGGTCCAGGGCTCCTTCCTGCTCGTCCTGGTCGTCGGGGGCCTGCGGGTCCACGGCGGCGGTGCCGGGTCCCTCGGCGATCTGGTCGCCTTCCTGCTGTACGCGTCGTACCTCGTCCTGCCGCTGTCCTCGGTCTTCCGCGCGCTCGGGCTGATCCAGCGGGGCACGGGCGCGTACCGGAGGATCGACGAGGCCCTCGCCCTGCCCGAGGAACCGGACCGGCGGCCCGCGCCCGCCGCCTCGCCTGCGCCTGCCGTCGTCCCGCCCACATCTGCCGCCGCCGTCCCGCCGGCGCCCGCCGCCGTCCCGCCCGCGGCTCCCGGACCGTCCCCGGCCGGCCCGGGGATCCCGGCGGACCCGGCGGACCCGGCGCCTCCCGCGCTGGAGCTGGCCGACGTCCGCTTCGGGTACGTCCCGGACCGGCCGGTGCTGCGCGGGGTGTCGCTCACCGTGCCGCGCCATGGACTGGTGGCCCTGGTCGGCCGCTCGGGGGCGGGCAAGAGCACCCTCTTCTCCCTGGTCGCGCGCCTGTACGAGCCGGATGCCGGGACCATCCGTTTCGACGGCCGCCCCGCCGCCTCCCTCGGCCGCCGGGAGAGCCGGGCCGGTATCGCCCTGGTGGACCAGAACACGCATGTGCTGGAGGGCACGCTCCGGGAGAACCTCGCCTACGCCGCGCCCGGCGCCGGGGAGGACGAGATCCTCCGCGTCGTCCGGCTGGCCCGGCTCGGCCCCGTGGTGCGGCGGCTGCCCGGCGGCCTCGACGGCAGGCTCGGCGACCGCGGCGGCACCCTCTCCGCGGGGGAGCGGCAGCGCGTCGCCCTGGCCCGCGCCCTGCTCGCCCGGCCGCGGCTGCTCCTGCTGGACGAGCCGACCTCGCACCTCGACGCCGTCAACGAGGCCGCGCTCGCCCGGACGCTGAGCGAGGCCACCGCCGACTGCGCGGTCCTGGTCATCGCGCACCGCCTCTCCACCGTCCAGCACGCCGACCGGATCGTGGTCCTCGACGACGGCCGCACCGTCGCCTCCGGCCGGCACGACGAGCTGCTCACCACCAGCCCGGTCTACCGCGAGCTGGCCACCGCCCAGGTGCTGCGCGGCCCCCGCCGGTGA
- a CDS encoding lasso peptide biosynthesis B2 protein: MTTPSALDRPAGVPPARRLAARLVLVPALALSFLPPRHLRRVLERVRRGARPASPAQAAAAREALCAVSLRCAGPRGCLPRSLGAALLCRLHGTWPTWCTGVRKVPPFSAHAWIEAEGRPVGEGVPDDYFARLVTVAPVPRAGT; this comes from the coding sequence GTGACGACTCCCAGCGCCCTGGACCGGCCGGCCGGAGTCCCGCCCGCCCGGCGGCTGGCCGCCCGCCTGGTCCTGGTGCCCGCCCTGGCCCTGTCGTTCCTGCCGCCGCGCCATCTGCGCCGGGTACTGGAGCGGGTGCGCCGGGGCGCCCGGCCCGCCTCGCCCGCCCAGGCCGCGGCGGCGCGTGAGGCGCTGTGCGCGGTCAGCCTGCGCTGCGCGGGGCCCCGCGGCTGCCTTCCGCGCTCGCTGGGCGCCGCTCTGCTGTGCCGGCTGCACGGCACCTGGCCGACGTGGTGCACGGGGGTGCGCAAGGTGCCGCCGTTCTCGGCCCACGCCTGGATCGAGGCCGAGGGCCGTCCCGTCGGGGAGGGCGTCCCGGACGACTACTTCGCGCGGCTGGTGACGGTGGCACCGGTGCCGCGGGCGGGGACATGA
- a CDS encoding lasso peptide biosynthesis PqqD family chaperone, producing the protein MTLRFGADVSTAETDYGTVLLDQRSGHYWELNPTGALVVRTLMEGGDEATAVAALVARFDIDRAQAAQDVGALVRDLREAGLVA; encoded by the coding sequence ATGACTCTCCGATTCGGCGCCGACGTCTCCACCGCGGAGACCGACTACGGAACGGTCCTCCTCGACCAGCGCAGCGGCCACTACTGGGAGCTCAACCCCACGGGCGCGCTGGTGGTCAGGACCCTGATGGAGGGCGGGGACGAGGCGACGGCCGTCGCGGCGCTCGTCGCCCGGTTCGATATCGACCGGGCCCAGGCGGCGCAGGACGTCGGCGCCCTCGTCCGGGACCTGCGGGAAGCGGGGCTGGTCGCGTGA